A window from Streptomyces sp. NBC_00335 encodes these proteins:
- a CDS encoding Fpg/Nei family DNA glycosylase — MPEGHTIHRLAEDHTERFAARPVRVSSPQGRFAESAALLDGRELESAEAHGKHLFLELGDAWIHIHLGLFGKLGFGPAPAPPATDTVRLRLLNEDHYADLRGPTACALIGEGEKKAIHDRLGPDPLRPTDDPDRAWARISRSRTTVAALLMDQKVVSGVGNVYRAEVLFRHGIDPYRPGKDLTRREWDAIWADLVLLMREGVRNNRIDTVRDEHLPEAMGRPPRVDDHGGEVYVYRRANMPCHICGGEIRTAGLAARNLFWCPGCQGR; from the coding sequence GTGCCCGAGGGGCATACGATCCACCGCCTCGCCGAGGACCACACCGAGCGCTTCGCCGCCCGCCCGGTCCGCGTGAGCAGCCCGCAGGGCCGGTTCGCCGAGAGCGCGGCCCTCCTCGACGGACGCGAGCTGGAATCCGCCGAGGCGCACGGCAAGCACCTGTTCCTCGAACTCGGCGACGCCTGGATCCACATCCACCTCGGCCTCTTCGGAAAGCTCGGCTTCGGCCCCGCCCCGGCCCCGCCGGCCACCGACACGGTCCGCCTCCGGCTGCTGAACGAGGACCACTACGCCGACCTGCGCGGACCCACCGCCTGCGCGCTCATCGGCGAGGGCGAGAAGAAGGCGATACACGACCGGCTCGGCCCGGACCCGCTGCGCCCCACCGACGACCCCGACCGCGCCTGGGCCCGGATCTCCCGCTCCCGCACCACCGTGGCCGCCCTGCTCATGGACCAGAAGGTCGTCTCGGGCGTCGGCAACGTCTACCGCGCCGAGGTCCTCTTCCGGCACGGCATCGACCCCTACCGCCCGGGCAAGGACCTCACCCGCCGCGAATGGGACGCGATCTGGGCCGACCTCGTCCTCCTCATGCGCGAGGGCGTGCGCAACAACCGCATCGACACGGTCCGCGACGAGCACCTGCCCGAGGCCATGGGCCGCCCGCCGAGGGTGGACGACCACGGCGGCGAGGTGTACGTCTACCGCAGGGCCAACATGCCCTGCCACATCTGCGGCGGCGAGATCCGCACCGCCGGTCTCGCCGCCCGCAACCTCTTCTGGTGCCCGGGGTGCCAGGGCCGCTAG
- a CDS encoding amino acid permease: MSQSTLTPPEQEAANRPEAGSPLGNGLKQRHLSMIALGGVIGAGLFVGSGAGIAAAGPSIVLAYAASGLLVMFVMRMLGEMSAANPASGSFSVHAERAIGPWAGFTAGWMFWTLLCVGVAIEAIGAAHIMTGWFPGTPSWMWVLVFMAMFCGSNLAAVSHFGEFEFWFAALKIGAIGLFLGLGVLAVLGMLPGTGSPGTANLLHDGGFLPNGVDGLLVGLLASVVAYGGLETVTIAAAESDNPVRGVAKAVKTTMWRIAIVYVGSMLVIVTLLPWNDPAVTTEGPYAATLDHLGIPHAGQVMNVVILIALLSAMNANIYGSSRMAYSLVARGQGPKALGKLSGRVPRRAVLASSGFGFVTVLLSYWYPDTLFAWLLNMVGGVILVVWGFIAVSQFVLRRRTEREAPEKLVVKMWGFPYLTWVALAGLVGVLVLMAMGDDTRIQLVFTGGLTVALAATGYVIQRRAAAREAA, translated from the coding sequence ATGAGCCAGAGCACCCTGACCCCGCCCGAGCAAGAGGCCGCGAACCGGCCCGAAGCCGGATCGCCCCTCGGCAACGGACTCAAGCAGCGCCACCTTTCGATGATCGCCCTCGGCGGGGTCATCGGCGCGGGTCTCTTCGTCGGCTCCGGCGCCGGCATCGCGGCGGCCGGGCCCTCGATCGTGCTCGCGTACGCCGCTTCCGGGCTGCTCGTGATGTTCGTGATGCGGATGCTCGGCGAGATGTCCGCCGCGAACCCCGCCTCCGGCTCCTTCTCGGTGCACGCGGAGCGGGCCATCGGCCCGTGGGCCGGTTTCACCGCCGGCTGGATGTTCTGGACCCTGCTGTGCGTGGGCGTGGCCATCGAGGCCATCGGCGCGGCGCACATCATGACGGGCTGGTTCCCGGGCACCCCCTCGTGGATGTGGGTGCTGGTCTTCATGGCGATGTTCTGCGGCTCCAACCTGGCCGCCGTCTCCCACTTCGGCGAGTTCGAGTTCTGGTTCGCCGCCCTGAAGATCGGCGCGATCGGCCTCTTCCTGGGCCTGGGCGTGCTGGCCGTCCTCGGCATGCTGCCCGGCACCGGCTCCCCCGGCACCGCCAACCTGCTGCACGACGGCGGCTTCCTGCCCAATGGCGTGGACGGGCTGCTGGTCGGCCTGCTCGCCTCCGTGGTCGCGTACGGCGGTCTGGAGACGGTGACCATCGCGGCCGCCGAGTCCGACAACCCGGTCCGGGGCGTCGCCAAGGCCGTGAAGACCACCATGTGGCGGATCGCGATCGTCTACGTCGGCTCGATGCTGGTCATCGTCACGCTGCTGCCGTGGAACGACCCGGCGGTCACCACCGAGGGCCCGTACGCGGCCACCCTGGACCACCTGGGCATCCCGCACGCCGGGCAGGTCATGAACGTGGTCATCCTGATCGCCCTGCTGTCCGCGATGAACGCGAACATCTACGGCTCCTCCCGCATGGCCTACTCCCTGGTCGCCCGCGGCCAGGGCCCCAAGGCACTGGGCAAGCTCTCCGGCCGGGTGCCGCGCCGGGCGGTGCTGGCCTCCTCCGGTTTCGGCTTCGTCACCGTGCTGCTGTCGTACTGGTACCCGGACACCCTCTTCGCCTGGCTGCTGAACATGGTCGGCGGGGTCATCCTCGTGGTCTGGGGCTTCATCGCCGTCTCGCAGTTCGTGCTGCGGCGCCGCACGGAGCGCGAGGCCCCCGAGAAGCTGGTCGTGAAGATGTGGGGCTTCCCGTATCTGACCTGGGTCGCGCTGGCCGGGCTCGTCGGGGTCCTGGTCCTGATGGCGATGGGCGACGACACCCGGATCCAGCTCGTCTTCACCGGCGGCCTGACCGTGGCCCTGGCCGCCACCGGCTACGTCATCCAGCGCCGGGCGGCGGCGCGCGAAGCCGCGTAA
- a CDS encoding amino acid permease: protein MRDLPSAPPGTTDELPPEPLSHSLKQRHLTMLGLGGVIGAGLFVGSGAGITIAGPAIICSYLLAGILAMLVMRALGEMSAAMPASGSFSVYAEKALGRWAGFSAGWLYWFLLVVVLAVEATAAAKIANGWLPSVDQWVWVLVFMVVFTVSNLAAVRNFGEFEFWFAALKVGAIVLFLVLGALAVFGLLPDTDPVGMANLTGQGGFFPNGASGVVAGMLAVVFAFGGLEVVTIAAAESDDPARSVSRAVRSAVWRILFFYVGSMLVIVTLLPWDSLTPGQSPYVAVLDSIGIAHAGQIMDVVIFVALLSALNANLYGSSRMVFSLAERGEAPKSLLKVSGGGVPRRAVFASVAFGFVSVVLNLLWPDTIFLYMLNAVGAVLIFVWALIAVSQLKLRRKIERDMPERLTLPMWLFPYATWAALIGMATVLVLMLFDDSARPQLLWSSGAAAAVLLVAWVRELRAAKA, encoded by the coding sequence ATGCGCGACCTCCCGTCCGCCCCTCCCGGCACCACGGACGAGCTCCCACCCGAGCCCCTGAGCCACAGCCTCAAACAGCGCCACCTGACCATGCTGGGCCTCGGCGGCGTGATCGGCGCCGGGCTGTTCGTCGGCTCCGGCGCCGGCATCACCATCGCCGGTCCCGCGATCATCTGCTCGTACCTGCTCGCGGGCATCCTCGCGATGCTGGTGATGCGGGCGCTCGGGGAGATGTCGGCGGCGATGCCCGCCTCCGGCTCCTTCTCGGTCTACGCGGAGAAGGCGCTCGGCCGCTGGGCCGGTTTCTCGGCCGGCTGGCTGTACTGGTTCCTGCTGGTCGTGGTGCTGGCCGTGGAGGCGACCGCCGCGGCGAAGATCGCGAACGGCTGGCTGCCCTCGGTGGACCAGTGGGTCTGGGTGCTCGTCTTCATGGTGGTCTTCACCGTGAGCAACCTGGCCGCCGTGCGGAACTTCGGCGAGTTCGAGTTCTGGTTCGCGGCGCTCAAGGTCGGCGCGATCGTGCTGTTCCTGGTCCTCGGCGCGCTGGCCGTCTTCGGCCTGCTGCCGGACACGGATCCGGTCGGGATGGCCAACCTGACCGGCCAGGGCGGCTTCTTCCCGAACGGCGCGAGCGGTGTGGTCGCCGGCATGCTGGCCGTCGTCTTCGCCTTCGGCGGCCTGGAGGTCGTCACCATCGCGGCCGCCGAGTCGGACGACCCCGCCCGGTCCGTGTCCCGCGCGGTGCGCAGCGCCGTGTGGCGCATCCTCTTCTTCTACGTCGGCTCGATGCTGGTCATCGTGACCCTGCTGCCGTGGGACTCGCTGACGCCGGGCCAGAGCCCGTACGTGGCCGTCCTCGACTCGATCGGCATCGCGCACGCCGGCCAGATCATGGACGTCGTGATCTTCGTGGCCCTGCTGTCGGCGCTCAACGCGAACCTGTACGGGTCCTCGCGCATGGTGTTCTCGCTGGCGGAGCGGGGCGAGGCGCCGAAGTCCCTGCTGAAGGTGTCGGGCGGCGGGGTGCCGCGCCGGGCGGTCTTCGCGTCGGTGGCCTTCGGGTTCGTCTCGGTGGTGCTGAACCTGCTGTGGCCGGACACGATCTTCCTCTACATGCTCAACGCGGTCGGCGCGGTGCTGATCTTCGTGTGGGCCCTGATCGCGGTCTCGCAGCTGAAGCTGCGCAGGAAGATCGAGCGGGACATGCCGGAGCGGCTGACGCTGCCGATGTGGCTGTTCCCGTACGCGACGTGGGCGGCGCTGATCGGGATGGCCACGGTGCTGGTCCTGATGCTGTTCGACGATTCGGCGCGGCCGCAGTTGCTGTGGTCCTCGGGTGCCGCGGCCGCGGTGCTGCTGGTGGCATGGGTCCGCGAGCTCCGGGCCGCGAAGGCCTGA
- a CDS encoding biotin transporter BioY, with the protein MSTASVPFRPGAVLADLLPASRVRDIALVAGGAALTGLAAQIAVHVDGLAAPITGQTFAALLVGTALGAGRGFLSLALYTLVGMAGVPWFAGGASGAGGATFGYVLGMLLASTLVGALARRGADRSVLRTAGAMVLGSAVVYAVGVPYLALSTGMSLGAAVAGGLTPFLIGDALKAALAMGLLPAAWKLLGRA; encoded by the coding sequence ATGAGCACCGCTTCCGTTCCCTTCCGCCCCGGCGCCGTCCTCGCCGACCTGCTGCCCGCGAGCCGCGTCCGCGATATCGCGCTCGTGGCCGGCGGAGCCGCGCTCACCGGCCTGGCCGCGCAGATCGCCGTCCACGTCGACGGCCTGGCCGCCCCGATCACCGGGCAGACCTTCGCCGCGCTGCTCGTGGGCACCGCGCTGGGCGCCGGCCGCGGCTTCCTCTCGCTGGCCCTCTACACCCTGGTCGGCATGGCCGGCGTGCCGTGGTTCGCGGGCGGCGCTTCCGGCGCGGGCGGCGCGACCTTCGGGTACGTCCTCGGCATGCTGCTGGCCTCCACCCTCGTCGGCGCCCTCGCGCGGCGCGGCGCCGACCGCTCGGTGCTGCGTACGGCGGGCGCGATGGTGCTGGGCTCCGCGGTCGTCTACGCCGTCGGTGTCCCCTACCTCGCGCTGTCCACCGGGATGTCCCTCGGCGCGGCCGTCGCGGGCGGGCTGACGCCCTTCCTGATCGGCGACGCGCTCAAGGCCGCGCTGGCGATGGGCCTGCTGCCGGCCGCCTGGAAGCTCCTCGGCCGCGCGTGA
- a CDS encoding SDR family NAD(P)-dependent oxidoreductase, whose protein sequence is MDHGIRELAATGRGVLVTGASRGIGRAIATAFAEQGDRVAVHCTVRGPDAERTLAELPGEGHVLVAGDLADPARVEALAAEAQKALGGIDVLVNNAAVMVAHPLPTTSYADWQAAWQHTAAVNLFGAANLAYCAARHMIDGGREGRIVNIGSRGAFRGEPDHPAYGATKAALHALGQSLAVSLAPHGIAVAAVAPGFVATERVAGRLEGEEGERIRAQSPFGRVGTPQEIAAAVLHLASPAARWSSGAVLDVNGASYLRT, encoded by the coding sequence ATGGACCACGGAATAAGGGAATTGGCCGCGACGGGCCGGGGCGTGCTCGTCACCGGAGCCTCGCGGGGCATCGGACGGGCGATCGCCACGGCGTTCGCCGAGCAGGGCGACCGGGTCGCGGTGCACTGCACGGTCCGCGGGCCCGACGCCGAGCGGACCCTCGCGGAGCTGCCGGGCGAGGGGCACGTCCTCGTCGCCGGCGACCTCGCCGACCCGGCGCGCGTGGAAGCCCTCGCCGCCGAGGCCCAGAAGGCGCTCGGCGGGATCGACGTCCTCGTGAACAATGCCGCCGTGATGGTCGCGCATCCGCTGCCCACCACCTCGTACGCCGACTGGCAGGCCGCCTGGCAGCACACTGCCGCGGTCAACCTCTTCGGCGCCGCCAACCTGGCCTACTGCGCGGCCCGCCACATGATCGACGGCGGCCGCGAGGGGCGCATCGTCAACATCGGCTCGCGCGGTGCCTTCCGGGGCGAGCCCGACCACCCCGCCTACGGCGCCACCAAGGCCGCGCTGCACGCGCTGGGCCAGTCCCTCGCCGTCTCCCTCGCCCCGCACGGCATCGCGGTGGCCGCCGTCGCACCCGGTTTCGTCGCCACCGAGCGGGTCGCCGGCCGGCTGGAGGGGGAGGAAGGCGAGCGGATCCGGGCGCAGAGCCCCTTCGGCCGGGTGGGAACCCCGCAGGAGATCGCCGCCGCCGTGCTCCACCTGGCCTCGCCCGCGGCGCGCTGGAGCTCGGGCGCCGTCCTCGACGTCAACGGGGCCTCGTACCTGCGCACCTGA
- a CDS encoding PP2C family protein-serine/threonine phosphatase: MAGAHVESLLARTRMTWHRARTALRKSAVDYFRGDASDWLAFGGLILTIPAIACGTLMLPVWFSPAALVLPIVAGGLLLRPASLLALYAASAAALIVEALVLGPYTQGPARVTPGTVLVVAACGFFGLVIAQFRSRVGVPWRRGGTMLFDLRERIRVQSKLPALPRGWHREMALRPAGGQSFSGDFVVAARTNGGRTLEIVLTDVSGKGMEAGSRALLLSGAFGGLLGALPPHGFLPAANGYLLRQDWDEGFATSIHLVLDLETGDYELLSAGHLPALQLSAGTGRWQEMTGEGPLLGVYDGADFTPARGNLRPGDVLMLFTDGLVETAERDISEGIDRLTGEADRYVAAGWEGATWHLIEKVAKDVNDDRALLLIRRAPF, from the coding sequence ATGGCCGGAGCACACGTGGAGTCCCTCCTGGCCCGGACCCGCATGACGTGGCACCGGGCGCGCACCGCGCTGCGCAAATCCGCCGTCGACTACTTCCGCGGCGACGCCTCCGACTGGCTGGCCTTCGGCGGCCTGATCCTGACCATCCCGGCCATCGCCTGCGGCACGCTGATGCTGCCCGTGTGGTTCTCGCCCGCCGCGCTCGTCCTGCCGATCGTGGCCGGGGGCCTGCTGCTGCGCCCCGCCAGTCTTCTCGCCCTGTACGCGGCCTCCGCGGCCGCCCTCATCGTCGAGGCCCTCGTCCTCGGCCCGTACACCCAGGGCCCGGCGCGGGTCACTCCCGGCACTGTCCTCGTCGTCGCCGCCTGCGGCTTCTTCGGCCTGGTCATCGCCCAGTTCCGCAGCCGCGTGGGCGTGCCCTGGCGGCGCGGCGGCACCATGCTCTTCGACCTGCGCGAACGCATCCGGGTCCAGAGCAAACTGCCCGCCCTGCCGCGCGGCTGGCACCGGGAGATGGCCCTGCGGCCGGCCGGCGGCCAGTCCTTCTCCGGCGACTTCGTCGTCGCCGCCCGCACCAACGGCGGCCGCACCCTGGAGATCGTCCTCACCGACGTCTCCGGCAAGGGCATGGAGGCGGGCTCCCGCGCCCTCCTCCTCTCGGGCGCCTTCGGCGGCCTCCTCGGAGCGCTCCCCCCGCACGGCTTCCTGCCCGCCGCCAACGGCTACCTGCTCCGCCAGGACTGGGACGAGGGCTTCGCCACCTCCATCCACCTCGTCCTGGACCTGGAGACCGGCGACTACGAACTCCTCTCCGCCGGCCACCTGCCCGCCCTCCAGCTCTCCGCCGGCACCGGCCGCTGGCAGGAGATGACCGGCGAAGGCCCGCTCCTCGGCGTCTACGACGGCGCGGACTTCACCCCCGCCCGGGGCAACCTCCGCCCCGGCGACGTCCTGATGCTCTTCACCGACGGCCTGGTCGAAACGGCCGAGCGCGACATCAGCGAGGGCATCGACCGCCTCACCGGCGAGGCCGACCGCTACGTCGCCGCCGGCTGGGAGGGCGCGACCTGGCACCTCATCGAAAAGGTGGCCAAGGACGTCAACGACGACAGAGCCCTCCTCCTGATCCGCCGCGCCCCTTTTTAA
- a CDS encoding superoxide dismutase: MAIYTLPELPYDYAALEPVINPQIIELHHDKHHAAYVTGANNTLEQLAEARDKENWGALNGLEKNLAFHLSGHILHSIYWHNMASPKTGEGGGEPTAADGLGELADAITESFGSFAKFRKQLTFASSATQGSGWGVLAYEPVSGRLIVEQIYDHQGNVGVASTPVLVFDAWEHAFYLQYKNQKVDFIEAMWNVVNWQDVAKRYADAKANTPLLIPVKG, from the coding sequence ATGGCCATTTACACGCTTCCTGAGCTTCCTTACGACTACGCGGCTCTCGAACCGGTGATCAACCCGCAGATCATCGAGCTGCACCACGACAAGCACCACGCGGCCTACGTCACGGGCGCCAACAACACGCTGGAGCAGCTGGCGGAGGCGCGCGACAAGGAGAACTGGGGTGCGCTGAACGGCCTGGAGAAGAACCTGGCCTTCCACCTCTCCGGCCACATCCTGCACAGCATCTACTGGCACAACATGGCCAGCCCGAAGACCGGCGAGGGCGGCGGCGAGCCCACCGCGGCCGACGGCCTGGGCGAGCTGGCCGACGCGATCACCGAATCCTTCGGCTCCTTCGCGAAGTTCAGGAAGCAGCTGACCTTCGCGTCCTCCGCGACCCAGGGCTCCGGCTGGGGCGTGCTCGCGTACGAGCCCGTCAGCGGCCGCCTGATCGTCGAGCAGATCTACGACCACCAGGGCAACGTCGGCGTGGCCAGCACCCCGGTCCTCGTGTTCGACGCCTGGGAGCACGCCTTCTACCTTCAGTACAAGAACCAGAAGGTGGACTTCATCGAGGCGATGTGGAACGTCGTCAACTGGCAGGACGTGGCCAAGCGCTACGCAGACGCCAAGGCGAACACCCCGCTGCTGATCCCCGTCAAGGGCTGA
- a CDS encoding ribose-5-phosphate isomerase, which yields MRVYLGSDHAGFELKNHLVDWLKNNGHEPVDCGPHIYDAVDDYPPFCLRAAEGTAADADSLGIVIGGSGNGEQIAANKVKGIRAILAWSVQTAELGREHNNANVISIGGRMHTQDEVVSFIDAFLKTPYSGEERHTRRIDMLSAYETTGELPPIPAHHPQG from the coding sequence ATGCGCGTGTACCTCGGATCCGACCATGCCGGCTTTGAGCTCAAGAACCACCTGGTGGACTGGCTCAAGAACAACGGCCACGAGCCCGTCGACTGCGGGCCCCACATCTACGACGCGGTGGACGACTACCCGCCGTTCTGCCTGCGGGCAGCCGAAGGGACCGCCGCGGACGCCGACTCCCTCGGCATCGTGATCGGCGGCTCCGGCAACGGCGAGCAGATCGCCGCGAACAAGGTCAAGGGCATCCGCGCCATCCTCGCGTGGAGCGTCCAGACCGCCGAGCTCGGCCGCGAGCACAACAACGCCAACGTCATCTCCATCGGCGGCCGGATGCACACCCAGGACGAGGTCGTCAGCTTCATCGACGCCTTCCTGAAGACCCCGTACTCCGGCGAAGAGCGCCACACCCGCCGGATCGACATGCTCTCCGCCTACGAGACCACCGGCGAGCTCCCCCCGATCCCGGCCCACCACCCGCAGGGCTGA
- a CDS encoding amino acid permease, with the protein MSSTTTLQKEGSPTGDPGEGKPSDGLKAGLKNRHLSMIAIGGVIGAGLFVGSGGGIAKTGPAILLSYALVGAMVVFVMRMLGEMAAASPNSGSFSAYADRALGRWAGFSIGWLYWFFWVVVLAVEATAGAVILESWVPAVPQWAWALIVMAVLTVTNLGSVASYGEFEFWFAGIKVVAIGGFVIIGLLAVFGVLPGSDNPGAGFAHLTDTGGFMPNGWGSVLTGVLMVVFSFMGSEIVTLAAGESEDPRRAVTKATNSVIWRIGVFYLGSIFIVLTLLPWNDASIVEKGSYVAALDSIGIAHAGQIMNVIVLTAVLSCLNSGLYTASRMAFSLGERGDAPKSFAKVNKRGVPMAAILGSVVFGFAAVYFNYAFKDTVFSFLLNASGAIALFVWLVICLTQLRMRGILMREAPEKVTVKMWFFPYLTWATAAMITFVLGYMVYDKDNRETVLLSLLVAAVVIAIGVARQLRRKAALKASA; encoded by the coding sequence ATGAGCTCCACGACGACCCTTCAGAAGGAAGGCTCCCCCACCGGCGATCCCGGTGAAGGCAAGCCCTCCGACGGCCTGAAGGCCGGTCTCAAGAACCGCCACCTGTCCATGATCGCCATCGGCGGCGTGATCGGCGCCGGGCTCTTCGTCGGTTCCGGCGGCGGTATCGCCAAGACCGGTCCCGCCATCCTGCTGTCCTACGCGCTGGTCGGCGCGATGGTCGTCTTCGTCATGCGGATGCTGGGCGAGATGGCCGCCGCCAGCCCGAACTCCGGCTCCTTCTCCGCGTACGCCGACCGGGCGCTCGGCCGCTGGGCCGGCTTCTCCATCGGCTGGCTGTACTGGTTCTTCTGGGTCGTCGTCCTGGCCGTGGAGGCCACCGCCGGCGCCGTCATCCTCGAAAGCTGGGTCCCGGCCGTCCCGCAGTGGGCCTGGGCGCTGATCGTGATGGCCGTGCTGACGGTCACCAACCTCGGCTCGGTCGCCTCGTACGGCGAGTTCGAGTTCTGGTTCGCCGGCATCAAGGTGGTCGCCATCGGCGGCTTCGTGATCATCGGCCTGCTGGCCGTCTTCGGCGTGCTGCCGGGCTCGGACAACCCGGGCGCGGGCTTCGCCCACCTCACCGACACGGGCGGCTTCATGCCGAACGGCTGGGGCTCAGTCCTCACCGGTGTGCTGATGGTCGTCTTCTCCTTCATGGGCAGCGAGATCGTCACGCTGGCCGCCGGCGAGTCCGAGGACCCGCGGCGCGCGGTCACCAAGGCCACCAACTCGGTGATCTGGCGCATCGGCGTCTTCTACTTGGGCTCGATCTTCATCGTGCTGACCCTGCTGCCGTGGAACGACGCCTCGATCGTGGAGAAGGGCTCGTACGTCGCGGCCCTGGACTCGATCGGCATCGCGCACGCCGGCCAGATCATGAACGTCATCGTCCTGACGGCCGTGCTGTCCTGCCTGAACTCCGGCCTGTACACCGCCTCCCGCATGGCCTTCTCGCTGGGCGAGCGCGGTGACGCCCCGAAGTCCTTCGCCAAGGTGAACAAGCGGGGCGTGCCGATGGCCGCCATCCTCGGCTCGGTCGTCTTCGGCTTCGCCGCCGTCTACTTCAACTACGCCTTCAAGGACACCGTCTTCAGCTTCCTGCTGAACGCCTCGGGCGCGATCGCGCTGTTCGTGTGGCTGGTCATCTGCCTGACCCAGCTGCGGATGCGCGGGATCCTCATGCGCGAGGCCCCGGAGAAGGTGACGGTGAAGATGTGGTTCTTCCCGTACCTGACCTGGGCCACCGCCGCGATGATCACCTTCGTCCTCGGCTACATGGTCTACGACAAGGACAACCGCGAGACCGTCCTGCTGTCGCTGCTGGTCGCGGCCGTGGTGATCGCGATCGGCGTGGCACGACAGCTGCGCCGCAAGGCCGCCCTGAAGGCCTCCGCGTAA
- a CDS encoding mycothiol-dependent nitroreductase Rv2466c family protein codes for MADTQVREKTAVDFWFDPLCPWAWMTSRWMLEVEKVRDVEVRWHVMSLAVLNENKLDELPEQYRELLGPKGWAPVRVVVAAQQKFGDEVTGKLYTALGTRFHNGGTGPTREAIAEALNEVGLPAELLHYADSDEYDEVLRDSHNDGINRVGQEVGTPVISVPGADGEEVAFFGPVVTPAPRGEAAARLWDGTLLVASTPGFYEIKRTRTQGPIFD; via the coding sequence ATGGCTGACACCCAGGTGCGCGAGAAGACCGCCGTCGACTTCTGGTTCGACCCGCTCTGCCCCTGGGCCTGGATGACGTCCCGCTGGATGCTGGAGGTCGAGAAGGTCCGTGACGTAGAGGTCCGCTGGCACGTGATGAGCCTCGCGGTCCTCAACGAGAACAAGCTCGACGAACTGCCCGAGCAGTACCGCGAGCTGCTCGGCCCCAAGGGCTGGGCTCCCGTGCGCGTGGTCGTCGCCGCCCAGCAGAAGTTCGGCGACGAGGTGACCGGCAAGCTCTACACCGCGCTGGGCACCCGCTTCCACAACGGGGGAACGGGCCCGACCCGCGAGGCCATCGCCGAGGCCCTGAACGAGGTGGGCCTGCCCGCCGAGCTGCTCCACTACGCGGACTCCGACGAGTACGACGAGGTCCTGCGCGACTCCCACAACGACGGCATCAACCGCGTCGGCCAGGAGGTCGGCACCCCGGTCATCTCCGTGCCCGGCGCCGACGGCGAAGAGGTCGCCTTCTTCGGCCCGGTCGTCACCCCCGCCCCGCGCGGCGAGGCCGCGGCCCGCCTCTGGGACGGCACCCTGCTCGTCGCCTCCACCCCGGGCTTCTACGAGATCAAGCGCACCCGCACGCAGGGCCCGATCTTCGACTAG
- a CDS encoding GNAT family N-acetyltransferase, translating to MPLETRVLLADEWDVWYDQLELAFGGVPESPEERELYRSLTETERSLGVWDDGTCVGTAGAFSFRLSVPGGALVPAAGVTMVGVSPTHRRRGVLTSLMRRQLDEVRAGGEPIAVLTASDPAIYGRFGYGTAAYSMSVEIDKTRVRLSVPPGTDDVRLRLVDPRKALADCERVYAALVAGRPGMPARQPGWELQALLDPEATRHGGSPLKCVVAERADGEVVGYARYRVKPEWDLTGSDGRVDVADLDALDPAAYAALWRYVCSIDLTWTVRAVKRPADDALLHLVTDVRRTQVRLRDALHVRLVDLPAALAARAYGAAPDVVLEVEDAFCPWNAGRWRLAVGADGAAVCTRTDDPADLELSVRELGAAYLGGVTLNSLGAAGLVREVRPGALARTSRAFAGDVAPWLPHGF from the coding sequence ATGCCTCTTGAGACGCGCGTATTGCTGGCTGATGAGTGGGATGTCTGGTACGACCAGCTGGAACTGGCGTTCGGTGGAGTGCCCGAATCCCCCGAGGAGCGGGAACTCTACCGGTCGCTGACGGAGACGGAGCGGTCCCTCGGAGTCTGGGACGACGGGACCTGCGTCGGCACGGCGGGGGCCTTCTCCTTCCGGCTCTCGGTGCCGGGCGGGGCGCTCGTGCCCGCCGCCGGGGTCACGATGGTGGGGGTCTCCCCCACGCACCGCAGGCGGGGCGTGCTGACCTCGCTGATGCGCCGCCAACTGGACGAGGTCCGGGCGGGTGGTGAGCCGATCGCCGTGCTGACGGCCTCGGATCCGGCGATCTACGGGCGCTTCGGCTACGGCACCGCCGCGTACTCGATGTCCGTGGAGATCGACAAGACCCGCGTACGGCTCTCCGTGCCGCCGGGGACCGACGACGTACGGCTGCGGCTGGTCGATCCGCGCAAGGCCCTGGCCGACTGCGAGCGGGTCTACGCGGCGCTGGTCGCGGGCCGTCCCGGGATGCCGGCCCGGCAGCCCGGCTGGGAGCTGCAGGCGCTGCTCGATCCGGAGGCGACGCGGCACGGCGGGTCGCCGCTGAAGTGCGTGGTCGCCGAGCGGGCGGACGGCGAGGTGGTCGGGTACGCCCGCTACCGGGTCAAGCCCGAGTGGGACCTGACCGGTTCGGACGGCCGGGTGGACGTGGCGGACCTCGACGCGCTCGATCCGGCGGCGTACGCGGCGCTGTGGCGGTACGTGTGCTCCATCGACCTGACCTGGACCGTACGGGCCGTCAAGCGGCCGGCGGACGATGCGCTGCTGCACCTGGTCACCGATGTCCGGCGGACGCAGGTGCGGCTGCGCGACGCGTTGCACGTACGGCTCGTGGACCTGCCGGCGGCGCTGGCCGCGCGGGCGTACGGGGCCGCGCCGGACGTGGTGCTGGAGGTGGAGGACGCCTTCTGCCCGTGGAACGCGGGGCGCTGGCGGCTGGCCGTCGGGGCGGACGGGGCCGCGGTCTGTACCCGGACGGATGACCCGGCCGACCTGGAGCTGTCGGTACGGGAGCTGGGCGCGGCGTACCTGGGCGGGGTCACCCTGAACTCGCTGGGCGCGGCCGGCCTGGTGCGCGAGGTGCGGCCGGGCGCGCTGGCCCGTACCTCCCGAGCCTTCGCGGGAGACGTGGCCCCGTGGCTGCCGCACGGCTTCTAG